In Montipora foliosa isolate CH-2021 unplaced genomic scaffold, ASM3666993v2 scaffold_459, whole genome shotgun sequence, the DNA window caCTTCTCTTGCAACCTGTAAAGGATTTATTTCTTGATTTGCTTTTTGCCGTAAACCACTGCTTACTTCCACTGTGGATTACACTTGGGAGGCTGCGGTTACACAACTAGTGCTCGGAGCCGATAGTGCCCTGGACAACACATCACTGCAATTTTGAAGCTGTGAAACAGATGGTCGACAGTTGTAATGTGAAAGGGATTGCTCGTTTCGATGGCCTGAAATTGACATGATATGTCGGTTGGGAACGCCAGCATTGGGCCACAGGGTTATGGCCGTAGCTCGGATGCTGTGGTTTGTGTATATCTTAGACAAACCGGCCGCTTCGCTGATTTTCTTCATCATGTTTGCGAGAGTGTTTACGCCAAGTGGCCTTTGTTCGAACCACACATCTTCTTCGGGACTGAAATTTGCCTTTGGGTACTGGAAAAATGAACTGCTATTCGGGTTAACCTTTTCAAGGTAGAGCTTTAAAGcctttaagccatcgaattgtTCTGCAGTTTCGTACATCCTTGCTTCTTTTTCGTTACTGGGTTTGTCACTGACCCCACCTGGATGGTTCTTCGAGGATTCATTATGTGCCATGGTTGCGAATTTTCTCCCGGCTGCATCAACGACAAACTTGAAGCTGTTGATAGTTAGAGCTCTCTGTCCTTCACGGCCTCTTCGGCAAAAGTAAAGGACAATGTGGAACCAGACATTTCTTAAAAGTGAGAGTGgggaagaaagagaaaagactCCGCTGGTTTTGAGCTGTCTGAGATGTTGTTCTTCAATAGCAGGTTTGTGGGTTACGTTTTCCTTTCCACTTCTTCTCAAATTAACAAGTTGTGCTTCTAACATCTGGTTTGACCGGAAAAATGTGTTGTCACTTGCTAGCTGAAGCCCTTTGCTGTGAGGAGGAGCGTTAAGATATTTTTCGATTCCGTGTCTGAAGCCAAGCAGGGTTGATTTACTGTATGGCTCTCTTTTTTGTGTTCGTGCTTCGGCGTAAAATCGCCTGAGATTCTGGTCCAGCTGACCCTTTGTCATGGTTTCAAGAGGTGTTTGCATAGCTTTCTCTGAGCACCAGcctaaagttgaaaacatgaatggCCTCAATGAAAAATATGGTCTTTTTAACTGTTTTGTTAATATatagcctaaaagtggagctcccggcttgtttattcttactggctgtaggattagtgaaaatgaaaggctttggaactgtccgccttttggttttcccggaaattgcttaattatgtcattttcttcgctgcctaactagtgaattccacggttaatttcacccgaaaaaccgactgatcgcataaatcacgaagggatgagtgtgttatcggtttttccagcgaaatctactgttgaattcaccagttaggcaattattttttcttgaatcgcaagagtttgaaaagaaaacaagcaaatcctcagcaagcgaacggaaaaggaaagaagccatttcagagtcgaccgtcaaaagccagcgaataggaatcacgctaaaattagaaatcacagacgtactatagctcgtgatgtgacagatcgtactttatttattccactttatctctgaaaatgagatcatttacattttgatgtacttcattgaaacacgccagcttggcttagaaccagaatcggctagaaaggacaaacttcaaacaagatctccaacaaattacctgtacgtgctctaaacaaacttctgaaaacacaagctggtaatatttctccttactttttgcgagaactcagtgcgattacatgtgtagaacacaagtgcaaaattttcttgtcactgtcgaggcacatcaaaaacaattaggcaagcggagtaaaaacttcttgttcgctcgcattttaaagccaaacaaaccagcaaaaggtcgattatttctgtccgaaaaaagtacagatgattgttatttaattccagttaaaaataaaaattcgagtttcattcctgagcaaaagaaaaaacgactaaacaactttttagaaatatgcatccagttgaaataactcatccgtagaaataacaaacggtttagtgtccaagaaagaaatttgtggagtaacttcttccaccaactttaagctattactggtgtaccgttttgtcgttctcgttctctttctctcttctttcgtttctgctcttctgtcataggccgtccaggcatcttgcaaccttagtagattcaaaattaaaaatcttaacacataccaaaaactgcaattcagagcaaaaagcagcccaaaacaaattcaaaataaacactcagctttaagtttatatcgctccaatgcttgacttgaataactacgtagccaccagtgtgtcctgaccacagctatattatgttaaacctggactgaaaccagcgaaaaacggaagaaaaatatattttccaaaccgtacctgaacacgaaaagcatcgactgtcaagagctttgctgacgtagcatggctgcgtagccgcgtcgagccacagaaagagcgcgaaaattaagcctcgatcaagtgtgtgtgtgtgtgtctgatggcttgagcctgcgatccaatcaacaaccagtccctgggcagcggtgaacttcaaaaaaacagctgacctcgataaggtctatcttgagcccgctatatggtcacgtgatactggtcagcggataccttgttttgacaggtgtcaattgaccataacattgatgtgcaatatcaaaaatgtatgctgtaatctagttagtgtcaaatggagtattgcctcctggatgagctctaaacttgagcgcgtgatatggttatgtgtactggtcacattggcatacatgaaggggcgaacggacgtacgtacgtacgtacgttgtacggacgtttatgacgtcatggctataaaaccaaattttctcacatcgatgggttaccatattttcttaagtatggtgctccgcgcgcgcgtgccttcggcgcgcgcggagctccgctattaattattgtaaaataaagaaagcaaggaaaattttaaagatGTAAACAGTTGGATGCTCAAGCGCTGTCCTTGCCAGATAAAACtttaatatctccgagcattaaTTTCATGCTCagtagaacttttttttttttttaagtaagcTTATACTTGAACAGATGCATGGATTAATTAATATGTACGACTTGAAGTGGGACTAAAACTAATAAGAGGATGATCTAAAAACTGCGTGCAACGTTTGCTCGCCGAAAATATTCAAATGGCTTTCTACGCCAGAAATATTTTTTCTAAAAGAATGTGCTGAGTGTTTTTTTACTGTCGCCAAATCGCTAAAAAGCAACTTTACAATATTACTACTATACATACTCACCTCGAAAGGTTGATACGGAccaatttgttgattttttcgTCTTGTCGGAGTGCCTTTTTTCGATAAGATCATGAAGCTCCCGTTCGCTTAAATTAGCGAATCTTTTCACCTTACTTAGTGGCTCGTCAAAGATGTGGAGCTCAAAGTTGGGAAATTCATCGGAATTGTTTTCGTCGTGTCCAGAAGATTTTTCCATAATTGAgcgaaataaaaaaacaaaaattatcttGTGAAAACTTGGAACATGGCGAAAAAAAAGTTGCCGGCAAAAGGTCTTACGGAATACTTGACGTCAGCGTGCAACCCACTCGGAAATGGATCGCacttattagccaatcagagcgcttccTTGCTTGGAGGCATGTTATAATTTGTAATGGACGACTCAGTTGCTGAGATTGGCACATCCAGAGCTAGCATGAATAGGACCGCAAAAACAAATGCCTCAAAAGGTGTTCATAATCACTGTAACGAATACAAGGATTTCCACACAAGAGAAATAGAGGCACATATTTGTGCGTCATTTATGCACGTGGGCAGCATGTCAGAAATGGATTGTAAGTCACAGTTTTTAGTATGAATAGTTAGTTTGTAATCAccaattgaccgaatgcataaatggcggccagaaatgtattcttttgtttatgtgctaattagactcactagcctcgcccATGCTGTTCTACACCTGCGTGAGGTCTCAAACTTAATAAAACCTGTAACTTAAATGTGtttgattttaaatttacaGGCATGAAGTTGCAGACCATAATTTAAAGCTACAAATTTTCATGGAGGACGAAAGGGATGAGTATGGGCATTACTACTGCAGGTTCAATTGTGAAATGGTGTACAGTAACAAGGCTATCAGAAACAGGTAATGCATGTACTGCAATGTTCGTATGTCAAATATGAGATTTCATTTTGGATGCCCAAGGCTATAAAATCTTTTAAAgtgcctttctttttctttattcaccTCTCCTAAATTGTTGAAAACCTcaacaacaagttgcaatgGCTATGCGACTACCTGCTCAATAAAAGCACTTGTAGTTTTTTCACTGAACTTTGTGGAAATAGCATCACTCTTAACAATCATATCGATGTGGCTGAGGGTATAATGCAGCCACACATGCACATTGAAAGACACATTAAGTGGAAGTAACACCgagtcaaacaaacaaacaaacaaacaaacaagcaaacaacaAACTACAATACAAAACAGATAAAAACAACAGAAGACCCAAGCCAACTTATAAGCAACCATGGGTAGTTTTGGTATTGTTAGGCTTCATCAGTATGGCATGTCTTGCATGGTGGATTGGAGTGAGTTCCATACATATCTCACTGTATTTAATGGTTTGTTTTGACTAGGCATGAAAGAATGGAACATGATCAAATAGTTGACCACCAAGACCAAGACAAGCCAGTAGATTACCAGAAGCAGTCACCAAATGAAGGCATCAACACTggagaggaagaaaaagatcCTAATGATTACTTGTACAATTATCATCAAAAGAAGCTATCCTTCGGACTACTTTTAATGTCATTTGATAATGCTATCAGAGAAGGGGACGGTCAACGGCTATTTGATATTTATAAGGTCACATTGCTGATGTTTAAAGCAAACAACCATCCCAAGTATGCATACATCAATCTTTTGTATTTAGTAAAAGTCTGTGCCATTCTTCCTCAATTTGAAGCCGAGAGGCTAAAGTGGAATCGATTTATAAACACAAGAGGTGGCAAGGGACTAAATATATCTCTCGATTTGCACAAAGAGCATCAAAACAGGTTGCTAAAAACCATGTGGAGGGCGCTCGGGCCCAACCTTGATGAAAAGAACGCTGCTAGAATTGCTGGTACTTTAGAGTCAATGGAAAACATCCTGACAGGGATTGATAAAGATTGTAAATTATCTGACAGGTCATCCTTTAGAAGtgttaagaaaaaaagaagaagctgtTAGTCAAATAACTACAGACCTAGTTTCTATTAATGCTGTCCACTACACTAGGTATAGGAAAGGTCACTCCTCTTTCCCTTACATTGaatcaaacatgttttcagGACTTGACTACAGAGACCTTCATCAATGGATGACAGACAAAGTCAAGTACTGGGGATCGATTCAAGagtaatttaattattttacacAGACACTCATTAAGGTGTAATGAACATTGTAAATTAAGCAGATATGAAGAGTAGTATTGAAGGTGATATGTTGTTCATGTCAAAATTGTTATCACAAAATGTCCCCTAAATTGTACACATGCAAAGTTCATAATCCTGTTTGTAGACTGGATATATAGTGTGTAAACCACGATCCCATATTGACTTCAGGACATGgatatgttgtggttcaaactTGTTCCTGgttaaaaaagtttttaaaccagttcaattttgtttttcctttgtttcagattgaTAGTgaatattaaataaattaaaatcaaaattggattggtttcaaaaattttaaaccaagaaaaaatttgaGCCACAACCTATGTAATTATGTATCATTGAACTCATAAATTGTTTGTATGCTTCCATTAGACAGTGTCCTCAAGAAACAATAATATCAGTATTGAAGTTATGATTACATTTCAGCATGCACTTGTAAAAACAGGTATAAGGGGCATGATCATCAGTCCAATATGTAAAGAATAATCAAATAAAGAATGACTTTTACTAAGTGTGGTAGACTCATCTATTTAAGTCTTTAGTAATTAAACACTACATTACTAGGACCACACTTCAGGAAGTTCATCCTCATCCTCAGGGGTATCCAAGAAGGAATCATCAATAGCATCTTCCTCTAGCACTTTCTGAAAGTAGTCTATTTCACAAGCTTGGTTGTTTTCATTTCCAATCATGTTCATGGACTCATCAAAATTTGGAATGTCATTAAAAATGTCTTGGATGATTTCTAAAATCATAATTGCATGTGACAACGAAAAAACTGGGCAAATATGCAGTACATCTCCAACTGTAAATAGAACAGAACAGTTGCTTACAACATCCTCAATAAGTTGAGTAGAAAAGCCATGTGTAGAGACAGCATCACCCACCAAGGTAGATGAGGTCATGTTCAGTTTGATTTCATTTAATGCTGCTTTAGGATCATCCTTGTCTCGCTCACTCACAATCCTTGAAAATTGATTCTTTCTTTTACCTTAATTTCCTGAACTGCTTCTTTCACAGTCAAAAGTCTTTTCACATTTGACCTCTCCctggcaagaacaataacagGTGCAAAACTTACAGCACTGATGACCAGGTTGCAATGGCTGTATATCTGAATCCAATTTATTATATGCAGCCACATGAAGACAAGACACACCATCAGAGTGGACAAAGTTCTTTATTGCTTGCTTGCAATGGCTAAGCTGGTGGCCATGATAAATGGTAATGACGTGGCTGGGAACATTATCTCGTCCGGCACGCCCAGCCTGTTGATGGAACTCCAAAAGGGTCCGAGGTGGACCCCAAATAATGATGAAGCGAATATTTGGGAAGTTAACTCCCATACTTAGAGCTGTGGAAGCTACAACAATTCTCATTTTCCCTTCTCCTTTCATTGCATTAAGAACTCTGTCCTTGCATTTCTGCCAAGATCCAGAACGGAAAATTCCAATTAAGCAGTCATTGGGGTTGTGAGAGCCTTTGGGTGAATAGGCTGAATCACCCAGCTTCATCATCAGGTAGTTGACAACAGACGCTATCTCAGTCATCATTGGACAAAATATTATTGTCTTCTCTGTCTTTTCACCCTCCTTTTCTACTTTCTGAATTAACCAATTGAGATCCTCCATTACTTTTTCCTTTGAGTTTTTCTTCACAGAAAATCTTAAGTTAGTTCTATTTGGGCTGATTTTGATTATGATAGGTTTTTTCATTGCCAGTTTAGAACTAATGGCCACAGAAGTACTTGGATCAGCAGTTCCAGTAAGTGCCAACACTGGTGTGcctgatgaaaaaaaaaaaaaagaaactaccAGTAATTTAATGAGAGTTATGATAAtaatttatcatcatcatcatcatcatcatttttaaCAATTAAAATAGGACCATGATTTgctgttattattgttgttatcattattattattattattattattatttattatcatcatcatcatcatcatcatcatcatctttaccATTACcatcataattattgtttgtttgtaacATCATTTTCAGAATTTTCTGAGCAACTTACAGAGTCAATAAAAAGATAGAGGCTTAGACATACAACGAAATGGTGAGACTAAATTACAATGAATCACAAAACCTAAACCAAAATCTTTCCAGGTGTTAGATGTACATACCTTGTTTACATATTGACCTCAAAATGGACAGTTCACCAAACGCAGCTCTGAAAGCCTTCCTACCTTTCCTTTCACTGAGAAGTAACAAACACAATGAATAGCTTCAATTCTTAAAAGTTTATTTATATCTTGATTAGCGCTTCTGTACAACGATATATTGGATTATAAAACTCGACACAGTGAGTATGGTATGGTATTTTATTTATCCACATTACACGGATGAGTACAAGACTCGTTTAACATGAACGTGAGTGTACCATAAACCAAATCATCTTTACCTTTCGGTCCAAGTTTGAACAGTATGTGACTCATCCACTACGATTAATCCTACCTTTTGGTGTAAAGGTGATTCATGGTTTTTCAAGACTTCTTGGAAGTTGGAATTTGTGCTTGCCACGTCTTCAGCACTAGCGAAAATGAACTTTTCCGGGCACTCCAAAGTCAACTGTTTTAATGTGCTAGAAGAAATGTCCCACGATCTCGCCTCTGATATCTGATCTTGGACAATGCTCACCAATGGTGAGACAACCAAAACGGACACCTCATGTTGCAGAAGAAGTGATTTCGCTTCAACAAAAACCCtgaaaataacactttttccGAAGCCAGTGGGCAAGATTGCGAGGACGTCGTTTCCCTCTAACAATGAGTTAACAGCGGATAGCTGCTCATCTTTTAAAACGATATTGTTAAACCTTTCCTTACAAACGCGTCGAACCACACCCAAACCGATGTCATCCATTTATCTCCGCGCGAGTAAGACGGCCATGTTTTTCTACCAAAAGAATGGACACGAGAGATTGACGGGCGATTAACCAATGGGAATTTTACGTCCAGAATCTGGACGTAAAACACGTGGAATGTGGGGGTTTCTCTGCAGGCGCTCCCTCCCCTTCTCTCCCCAACCACCTCTCCTCGCCCCGGCTACGCAGGCTATATGGACGAGGCATTGTTAATTTTACTGATAATTATTCATTAAGATCCCATATTCTCCTTCGGTCTTGTCTTGTAGGTTTGAGGCTTTGATCCGACAACGTAAATTGAAATAGCTGTATAATATGGAGCCAAAACTTGGAGATCGCTGAAATTAGGTTCAGTTCAGCAACTccccattgtttttgttttgtacaggcTTCGTTAGTTATTGATAAACTGCTATTCCCAATACTTGAAAAGTAACGACTGTTTCTGTCAGTAGCGATCATTTTAttactgtcattattattataagatgtgctttttttctcacaaaaaaATGGTACCAAACGTTGTaccagaaaacaaacaaacaagacaaacaCAAAATGCAGTGGAATAACATAATAGCTTATAAaacagggtcgtaacgaggtatatggAATCAGGGATCAAAGGCCTGAAATGGACCGGGATCAGGGATCACAGCCctgggatctggaatcacaATGCGTGGGATCGAGATCAGCAGGATTTTTCATGGAATCAGGTATCAAATTTTTGCGggttcagggatcaaaattctcATCATTTTTGGAATGAGGGATcaaatttttgggtaaaaatatgggatcagttacgaaaaaatatgcctcgttacgaccctgttAAAAGGCCAAGCTCCAAATGCAATTCAATTGTAGACCTAAAGGGGTTATCAACTACTTCTcagatttcatttaaaacagGTGTGTGAGTCACTTATAAGTAAGTCAAACAAATCTTTGTAAAACGACCAGGCGCAGcatgatatattttttgaaaggtTATATACAGTTGGGGCACTATACTCACAGCCATATCAGACTTGTGAGCCCTAAGAACACCTTTTCATGGAGTTCACGTATTTCATTGTCATGAAGGTATCTAGAAATAAAAGCATGGAAAGCAATGCCTAAGAAAAGTTTTGCAATGCTACGTTAAAGTTACAAGTATAATTTATCTCAATTCTACGTTTAATTAAAAGCATACTTGGCGACATTACACAACTCTAATTGAGCTAAAACAGTGCAACGAGTAGCCTTTTCTTTGGTTTCGTTGCCAGCTTTCGCTGATCTTGATTCCTGACTCATCAGGGAATCGGATAAAACAGTTTGGAATATCCTGGTGATATTGCAATATACCGAGAATGGAGGAAAGCTTGTAGTAAAACCCGGGATTAGTAAGAACTTTAACTTGAGTTCTCACCAGAGCTGTTCATTCACTAATAAACCTGCTACTAGGAGACACCAAACGGTAACTGCAATCCAGTTGTTCTTAGTCCCAATAAGTTCCCATGGCAATCATAACGGCTTAGATCTCAGAGCGGCAAAATCAAACGAAAATGGACGACATTATACCATTAGGTATCAATAGTGTTTTTGACGtaaattgttttttaaattgGAGGAGCGTATGAGATCTCTATGGCAAAAaggcttttaatttttttttttttaacgcaaTTCTATCTGCAGTGAACACATCCATAACTTGACTGCATGGTGATAAACTTGCAGCTGTTTTAGCTTTGGAAGTCCGCGTCGGAcaaaaccttttcttttttagttcatttctgttcaaaaatataaaaagggaaaaacaaacaaagaggaAAGAAAGAACCGTGACGTGAATTTATTGTAAACAACACTTACATGGCTTGTCTTGATGTTTACTTATTTCATACAAGAAAGTTCCTGCATTCTTACAATCGAAACTAAAACTGAGAAAGTAGCACTATGACGAATGCTCGTGCATGTTATCAAATACCATTGTTAGGCTTTGACTGTTCATGGTATGTCTTATTTCTGTGTTAGAATAATTATGACCCTGTGTATAAAAGATGATTGACTATTTGCATTAAAGAGTTTTTTGGTTGCTGCTTGTTATAATGTGAATTGGCCGTTACTGTACCGTTCGTTTCATGGACGTGTCAGGTTACCGAATCTACGTAAACTATCTTTGCTGAAATGCTAGGAGGCGGACGAGCTGAGCAGTGGAGCCTTATTTGCTTTACCACCGCCAGCATCTCTTGATATTCATGGCTCAAACGCTGCAGAAAAGTGGAAGGAATTTGAGCAAGCATGGAGAAATTATTCGGTAGATATGAAATTGCATCAGGAACCAAAGATCGTACAGATTGCGACGTTGTTGACAGTGATCGAGGAGCCGAAGCTAGAATTTTTTTCTCCACGTTTACGTTGAGCGATGATAACCGAGACAGAATACAGCCGGTGTTAGAGAGTTTTGCTGCTTATTGCCAGCCGCTGAAGAATGTTCCTTTTGAAAGATACAAGTTTTACTTTAGAATGCAAGAAGGGGTGGTTAAGAAAGGCTCACAAAAGCTTATGAGGGAAATTCCAGGAAACATTAACCTCTGGGAAATTCAGAAGACAGCATTAAAGGGGAAGAGCACACATTCTACAGAAGGTCCTATCCATCAAGTGACAAAACTCCCAAGTGCCCCAGGTCCAAGGTTTGGACTCGACCCCTGGAGAAGAAACAGAGTCTCATGAACTGAACATTtatgatgacaataataatgataataacaatgataatgataatgataatgataataataatgatgataataataacaatgagaatgagaatgagaatgagaatgagaatgataataataaaatcttaCTCCAAAGGATGGCTTAGTTCAAAGGAAAGTTATCGATTCCATCACGCGGGGCGCTTCCTCTAAAGGGGCTCCCAAGGAAGAGGAAAACTACTGAAACAACCAAGGAGGAggaaccaacctcgttcccagggtctctttgtcgatgaGGAGAGAGGCCCTGGTTGGGGCTGGTCACGTAATTCTTCTCGAGCCATTGTTAAATTTTGacccgcaactgggcgaaagcggtcgtctggccacaaaatcaaatgcGTTGTGATTCCCTTCCTAGCAATGATGACAGGGCTTACACTGACACCCATCCCCAAACAGGCATTCAAAAGATTTCCTAGATtttgggagacacgtgaccagacccaaCCAGGGTCTGCCCTCGatgacaatggagaccctgggaacgaggttgaaagaTGAACTTGGCTATCAGTCTGGAAACGCTAAAAGGGAGAAACAGAGATAGGCTTTAAACTTGTGAGAACTTTAAACTTTAAATTTGATGACATAGAAgatgaagaggaagagaaagaggGAGAAGGTTCTCAAACAACCATCAGTGGAAAAGCGTTCTTTGAGGTTATTCAAAGAAGTATGGATTTGATTTAACTAATGCAAAAGGTActaacaaccaaaaaaaaaattgaagaaatccAACCAACTTTAatcgcaaagaaaaaaaaaacaaaaaatactaccatccacaaaaaaattatttactaTAAAAAATTATAGAGAAGCGACGAATCAATGGGAAGCagatgaaaaataaatgcaTCATAATTCAAAAGTAAACGTACATTCTGACTCATCAAATGAAGAGAAATGTTTGATTCAATCAGAGATGATTTAAAATCTTATCTTTTTTACGTTACAAAACTGTACCTAAAGTAAGTGATTTAATATTTGCTTAAGTTGAAAACTTAACAGCAAGCATAAACGAAATTAGACttttaaaagggaaaaaacattttcaacttCCCTAATTTATCTTTAAAATGAAGGCAGTCATCAATATTAAAACAATGATAATGTTTGCTGGCGATGGTCAATATTGAGATGTTTAATacccaagagaaaaaaatgtggaaagaACTACACaccttaaaaagaaaacagatttatttttttcagccTTCGAATTCAGTTTTCCATTTGCAATTAAATACATGAAGTTTATTTAGATTATGATCCACAAAAACTACACGATTATCACAATGATTTTCCTCTTGCCCCACATAATTTAAC includes these proteins:
- the LOC137989439 gene encoding uncharacterized protein, producing MTKGQLDQNLRRFYAEARTQKREPYSKSTLLGFRHGIEKYLNAPPHSKGLQLASDNTFFRSNQMLEAQLVNLRRSGKENVTHKPAIEEQHLRQLKTSGVFSLSSPLSLLRNVWFHIVLYFCRRGREGQRALTINSFKFVVDAAGRKFATMAHNESSKNHPGGVSDKPSNEKEARMYETAEQFDGLKALKLYLEKVNPNSSSFFQYPKANFSPEEDVWFEQRPLGVNTLANMMKKISEAAGLSKIYTNHSIRATAITLWPNAGVPNRHIMSISGHRNEQSLSHYNCRPSVSQLQNCSDVLSRALSAPSTSCVTAASQV
- the LOC137989441 gene encoding uncharacterized protein, producing the protein MKKPIIIKISPNRTNLRFSVKKNSKEKVMEDLNWLIQKVEKEGEKTEKTIIFCPMMTEIASVVNYLMMKLGDSAYSPKGSHNPNDCLIGIFRSGSWQKCKDRVLNAMKGEGKMRIVVASTALSMGVNFPNIRFIIIWGPPRTLLEFHQQAGRAGRDNVPSHVITIYHGHQLSHCKQAIKNFVHSDGVSCLHVAAYNKLDSDIQPLQPGHQCCKFCTCYCSCQGEVKCEKTFDCERSSSGN